In a genomic window of Athene noctua chromosome 24, bAthNoc1.hap1.1, whole genome shotgun sequence:
- the TMEM39B gene encoding transmembrane protein 39B, with the protein MAGGRRGPNRTSYCRNPLCEPGAAGGSGHSTSSSVTGVRSRTRSGSGTGLSSPPLATQTVVPLRHCKIPELPVERSVLFELQLFFCHLVALFVHYINIYKTVWWYPPSHPPSHTSLNFHLIDFNVLTVTTIVLARRLIGAIVKEASQSGKVSLPRSIFLVITRFAVLTGTGWSLCRSIIHLFRTYSFLNLLFLCYPFGMYIPFLQLNCDLRKTGLFSQVANIGPRETSEVTSRGRDYLTVLKETWKQHTRQMYGMEAMPTHACCLSPDLIRNEVEYLKMDFNWRMKEVLVSSMLSAYYVAFVPVWFVKNTQYYDKRWSCELFLLVSISTSVILMQYLLPARYCDLLHKAAAHLGCWQKVDPALCSNVLQHQWTEECMWPQGVLVKHSKNVYKAVGHYNVAVPSDVSHFRFHFFFSKPLRILNILILLEGAVIFYQLYSLISSEKWHQTISLALILFSNYYAFFKLLRDRLVLGKAYSYSASRDSEQKLN; encoded by the exons ATGGCAGGGGGAAGGCGGGGCCCTAACCGCACGTCCTACTGCCGAAATCCCCTCTGTGAACCCGGGGCTGCTGGCGGCTCCGGCCACTCCACGAGTTCCTCTGTCACGGGCGTGCGCTCACGCACCAG GAGCGGTTCAGGTACAGGCCTTTCCAGCCCACCTTTGGCAACTCAGACAGTCGTCCCCCTCCGGCACTGTAAGATCCCAGAGCTGCCCGTGGAGAGGAGTGTGCTGTTTGAACTTCAGCTCTTCTTCTGTCATCTCGTTGCTCTGTTTGTCCACTACATCAACATCTACAAAACTGTGTGGTGGTACCCACCCTCCCACCCGCCCTCGCACACGTCATTG AACTTTCACCTTATTGACTTCAACGTGCTGACAGTGACAACAATCGTCCTGGCACGCCGGCTGATCGGTGCTATTGTGAAGGAG GCTTCACAGAGTGGCAAAGTCTCCCTGCCACGCTCTATTTTCCTGGTGATCACTCGGTTTGCTGTTCTCACTGGCACAGGCTGGAGTTTGTGTCGATCAATAATTCACCTTTTCAGAACCTACTCTTTCCTTAATCTCCTGTTCCTGTGTTACCC GTTTGGCATGTACATTCCCTTCCTTCAGCTGAACTGTGACCTGCGGAAGACGGGGCTCTTCTCCCAGGTGGCCAACATCGGTCCCAGAGAGACCAGCGAGGTGACCTCCAGGGGCCGAGACTACCTGACTGTCCTAAAGGAAACCTGGAAGCAGCACACTCGGCAGATGTACGGCATGGAGGCCATGCCCACGCACGCCTGCTGCCTCTCCCCGGATCTCATCCGCAACGAGGTGGAATACCTGAAAATGGACTTTAACTGGCGGATGAAGGAGGTGCTGGTGAGCTCCATGCTCAGCGCTTACTACGTGGCCTTTGTGCCGGTCTGGTTTGTGAAG AACACTCAGTACTATGACAAACGCTGGTCGTGTGAGCTCTTCCTCCTGGTTTCCATCAGCACGTCGGTGATCCTGATGCAGTACCTCTTACCCGCGCGCTACTGCGACCTGCTCCACAAAGCTGCAGCACACCTGGGCTGCTGGCAGAAGGTCGATCCAGCCCTCTGCTCCAACGTGCTGCAGCATCA GTGGACAGAGGAGTGCATGTGGCCCCAGGGAGTGTTGGTGAAACACAGCAAGAACGTGTACAAAGCTGTGGGTCATTACAACGTGGCGGTGCCCTCGGACGTCTCGCACTTCCGCTTTCAC TTCTTTTTCAGCAAACCACTGAGGATCCTCAACATCCTGATCCTGCTGGAAGGAGCCGTCATCTTCTACCAGCTCTACTCACTGATTTCTTCAGAGAAGTGGCACCAGACTATCTCGCTGGCTCTGATCCTCTTCAGCAATTACTACGCCTTCTTCAAGCTGCTGCGTGACCGTCTGGTGCTGGGCAAAGCCTACTCATATTCTGCCAGCAGAGACTCAGAGCAGAagttaaattaa